The nucleotide sequence CGGCCAGCGCGTGCCGGTGCCGCCCCTGCTGATGGAGACGGATGCGGACCGCATGGCCTTCCAGGAGGCCCAGACACGCCGGACGCTGCGACTGGTCCGGCAGAAGGAGAACCAGTCCTGGTTGAAGGTGATGACACCCATCGCGGGTGCCTGACGCACGAAGGCCGGGCGGAGCATCCGGCCCGGCCTTCCCGCCCGTATCACGGGCGATACCGCGGCGGTGCGACTCAGGTCGTGAACGACGTGCCGCAGCCGCAGGAGGACTTCGCGTTCGGGTTGTTGAACTTGAAGCCCGAGCCGGTGATGGCGGAGACGTAGTCAATCTCCGTGCCCCCGAGGTACTGGCTGCTCATCGGGTCGGAGGCGATCTTCACGCCGTCCTGCTCCCAGACGGTGTCACCGGCCTTGGACTCCTTGACCAGGTTCAAGTCATAGCCCAGGCCGCTGCAGCCAGCGGGCACGACGCGGATGGAGAAGAAGTAGCCCTCGAAGCCTTGGGCCTTGATGACGCTCTTCACCTGCTGGATGGCGGCGTCCGTGAGGCGCACGGCCACCGGAGTGGCCTGGGAAGCCGGCGAGGCGGCGGGGGCGGCGGAAGTCGTGGGGGTGCTGTCCATATCCATGTCTCCTCTAGGGGACTTATAACGCCCGGGCCCGGAAAATCCATGGGCCCAGCCCCTGGGTTATATGCATCCGACATGGCTCGGACCTTCCAGACGCTGCTGGCCGGAGTGAAACAGGAGATTCGCGAGGTCTCCGTGGACGACGTGAAGCGGCTGCTGGACGCCCGGGCCTCCGTGCGGCTGCTGGATGTCCGGGAGGCGGACGAATACGCCGGTGGCCGGCTGCCCGGCGCCCTCCATATTCCCAGGGGTTACCTGGAGCTGCGCATCGAAAGCCAGGTCCAGCGGGACGAGGAGCTGGTCGTCTACTGCGCCGGAGGCACCCGCTCCGCCCTGGCCGCCAAGACGCTGAAGGAGCTGGGGTACGAGCGTGTGTCCTCCCTGGCCGGCGGCTACAACCGGTGGAGTGACGCCGCCCTGCCAGTGGAGAAGCCCTTCGTCCTCACCGCGGAGCAGAAGGAGCGCTACCGCCGCCACCTGAGCCTCCCCGAGGTAGGTGAGGCGGGCCAGGCCAAGCTGCTTCAAGCCCGCGTCCTGCTGCTGGGCGCCGGCGGACTGGGCTCACCGGCGGCGCTGTACCTCGCGGCCGCAGGCGTCGGAACACTGGGCATCGTCGACTCGGACGTGGTCGACCTGAGCAACCTCCAGCGGCAGGTCATCCACACCCGCGAGCGTCAGGGCCAGCCCAAGGTGACCAGCGCCCGAGCCGCCATCGAGGCGCTCAATCCGGACGTGAAGGTGGTGGGCTTCGAGGAGCGCCTCACCTCGCACAACGTGGTGACGATTCTGGAGGGCTTCGACCTGGTGCTGGATGGCGGGGACAACTTCCCCACGCGCTACCTGCTCAATGACGCGTGCGTCATGCTCGGCAAGCCCAACGTCCACGGCTCCATCTTCCGCTTCGAGGGCCAGGTGACGTCCTTCGTCCCCGGCCAGGGCCCCTGCTACCGCTGCCTCTACCCCGCCCCGCCCCCGCCCGAACTGGCGCCCTCATGCGCGGAAGCCGGCGTCCTGGGCGTGCTGCCCGGACTCATCGGTCTGCTCCAGGCCACCGAGGCGCTCAAGCTCATCCTCGGCCAGGGGGAGCCCCTGGTGGGGCGACTGCTGACCTTCGACGCGCTGGGCACCCGCTTCCAGGAGCTCAAGCTGCGTCGGGACACACAGTGCCCCGTGTGCGCGCCGGGCGCGAAAGTGGAGCTCATCGACTACGAGCGCTTCTGCGCCGCCCCCACGCCCGCCTGAGGACGTCACGCCATGCCCATTCCCGAGATTACCCCCGCCCGCCTCGCCGAACTGCTCGCCGGCCCCGCGGAGTCCCGCCCCGCGCTGCTCGACGTGCGTTTTCCCACGGAGAATGCGTGGGTGGCCCTGCCGGATTCGCTGCTGATTCCCCTGCCTGAATTGGAAGAGCGCGCGGATGAACTGGAAGCCCTCCGCGGCCGGCCCGTGGTGGTCTACTGCCACCATGGCGTGCGCAGCCTGGACGGCGCGGCCTACCTGATGTCGCTGGGCATCGACGCGGTGTCGCTGCGAGGCGGCATCGACCTGTACTCCCTGCAGGTGGACCCCAGCCTGCCCCGCTACTGACGGGGCGGCACGCCGCTAGCCTACGAAGGCGGACAAGTCTTCGGTCTGCTTGTTGATGAGGCCGGGCTTGATCTCGACCTCGAACATGAAGGGCTCCTTCAGGGGCCCGCCCTGCAGCTCCAGCTTGTGGCGGCCCTCCATGAGGTCGAGCTTCATGCCCTTGTTGCCCAGGTAGGTGCCCTGGTCCTGGCCATTGCGCTTCACGGAGATGCCGCGCAGACCGTCCGGCTTCAGCGTCAGCTGGAGCTGGCCCCGGCGGAACTCGTAGGTGAAGGACTTGGCCTGACCGGGCTCACCAAAGGCGAGCGTGTCGACCTCCTCCTTGTAGATGCCCTGCTGCTCATTCACCAGGATGAGCGTGTCCTGGAGATGGACGCCCGTCGCATTGACGAGGGGGGTCTCCCCCAGCTCCGTCACCGGCTGCGGACTGCCGCAGCGTTCGGTGTGGCGCACCGAGACCTTCACCTTCTCGTTGGTGTTGACCGACAGCGTCACCGACTGCCCGTCGGAGGCGCGGCTGTTGAGCACCGAGAGGATGGGCTTGTGGAACACCACCCCCACGGCCACCAGCCCCACGATGAACCCGACGGTGGCGATGTTCCGCTTGGCCACACCCGCGCGAGCGCTCCGCGCGGACTTCTCCAGCGCCCGGTCCACCTCGGCGTCCTCGGCGCGCGAACGCGACAGGGCCACGCTCGACGTCCGCGAACGCGGCGGGGGCGACGGCATCTCCGCGCGGCTCGACGTGCGGCGGCGCGGCGGGGCCTCGGAGGGGTGGATGCCGGAATGCATCCCGGTCCGGCGGCGCGGAGGCGGCGCGGGCTCCGGCGGCGGAAGCATGGTCCGCTCGTCGTCCAGCTCCTCGTCCTCCATCCGGGTGCGCTCATCGACCGCCGCCATGCTCGCGCGCGAGCGGGACGGCGGCGGCCCCGGATCCTCCACGATGGGGGCGGCGCGCGTGGCGGAGCGGCGAGGCGGGGGCGGGTCGCCCACGCCGGTCCGGCTCAGGTCCGAACGAGAGCTCGTCCGCGCAATCTGCGTGGAGTTGGGGTTGGACGGACGGCGAAGCTCCGCGGACGTCCTGCTCCGGCGCGGCGGCGGGGCCTCCTCGATTCCGGACGGCGCATCCCACTCCCCCTGCTCATCGGGCTCCACCGCGGGCACCGCGGCCGAGGTGCGCCGGGGCCCCATGGACGTGCGGGAAGACGAGCCGCGCTGGCGCTCGCGAACCGAGGCCTCGCCCGGAGGCGCCTCCCAGTTCATGTCCGCGGCGGCGGAGGTGCGGCTGCGGCCACGCTCCTGCGGCGGCGGCGTGGGCGGCATGGGCGTGCCGGAGTTCGCGGAGTCCTCGCCCACGGGAACCACCTGGCCCTGGGCCTTCTCCTCGGCCAGACGGTCGGCGAAGAGCGTCTCCATCAGCTCGGAGATCTGCACCGAGCCGGCCACCCAGCGCTGCCCGACGAGAATCTCTTCCAGCGCCATCTGGAACTGGCGCGCGTCCCGGTAGCGGTCGTCCGAGTTCTTCGCGATGGCCCGCATCACCACCGGGTCCATCTCCTCCGGAACGTCCGCCACCTGGGAGGGTGCGGCGATGGCGCACTCCATGGCGGCCTGCAGCGTGGCCAGCTCCGAGTCGCGCTTCAACGGACGCACGCCCGTGAGCAGCTCGTAGAGCACCAGGCCGATGGCGAAGATGTCCGCGCGCCCGTCCAACGGCTTGCCGGCGGCCTGCTCCGGCGCCATGTACGCGAACTTGCCCTTGATGGCGCCCGACTTCGTGAGCGACGCCTGATCCGCGGCCTTGGCGATGCCGAAGTCCACCAGCTTCACCGAGCCATCGAAGCTGATCAGGATGTTCTGCGGCGAGATGTCGCGGTGCACCACGCGCAGGGGCCGGCCCGCGTCATCCGTGCGGCTGTGGGCGTAGTGCAGGCCCTCACAGGCGGCGGCGACGATGCGAATGGCCAGCGGCCGCGCCACCCACTGCCCCGTGCTGGCGGCCTTGCGCATCACCCGGCCCAGGTCCTCGCCGTGGATGAACTCCATGGCGATGTAATAGGTGCCGTTGGCCTCGCCGAACTCGTAGACCTGGGCGATGTTCGGATGATTGAAGCGCGCGGCAATCAGCGCCTCGTTCCGGAACATCTCCACGAACTCACGGTCCTCCGCGAGGTGCGGGAGGATGCGCTTCACCACGAGGTTCTTGTGGAACCCCTCGATGCCCGTCTGGCGCGCCAGCCAGACCTCGGCCATGCCGCCCGTGGCGAGCTTCTTAAGAAGCTGATATTTCCCGAATGATTGAGGGTTCATCCCGGGACATTGCCGGCGGGGAGCAGGCTCAGGTGGAATGCAGCAGGGCAGCGCATCTTAGAGGACAGGCACTTCGGAGGCAAAGGCACCCCGGATTCAAATCCGGATGGGCACTGATCGCCAGCCTCCTCATTGCAACTACCACGGTTGCGGCTCCCGCGAACGATCAGATTCGTGTCGAACGCCGTGGGGACGTTCTGGAGCTCCGCTGGTCCGACGCGGAGGAGCGCCTTCAGGGGACCCTCCACCCCGCCATGCCAACAGAGGGAGAGCCCATCTCCGTGTCGTTGCATGTAGGCAATTTCGAGGGCCCCGAATTCGACGGCCCCCTCACCGTCACCTTCCACCCCACCGGGTCGCCTTCCCAGCAGACGAAGACGCTGACGCGGGACGGGGTCAACTGGCACACCCAGTTTACTCCGGACCAGCCCGGCCCCTGGGACCTGGAGGTGCGATACCGAGGGACCCACCTGAAGGTGATCACCGCGCGCTTCTCCGTGGCCAGCTCGCCCCTGCCCCGCGGCATGGGCTGGGTGTTGATTCTGGTGGGTGCCGGCACGGCGCTGGCCCTGGGCCTGCGCAACGTCCTGCGGCGCGTGAAGTCGTCCGGATCCACCCCTGGGGCAACAGAGACTCCGCCCCCACCTGCGGCGCCCTCCACGCCGGAAGCGGGCAGCGTCCCCACCCCACCGGCCGATCCTCCGTCCGGGCAGTAACTCCTTCAAACCGACGGGCATTCGTACAGGGTCGCCTGCCGCGACATTGGGAACTTCCGTTCCCTGTCACGGCAACGTGACGACCAGGTCACTGCTTTTCTGCGCCGTCGGGCCCGCTTTTCGTCCGGAACCGAACCTCCCCCAACCCTCCGCGTCCGCTCATCGAACGGGCACCCGTGTTGCAGTGGACGCGCTCCGCTGGCGGTCGGGGAGGCGTGGACATGGGCGGGTGGCGGGTGAATGAGCGGACGAGGCGGAACCTGCTCGTCGCAATCTTGATGGGCATGCCGGCGTGGGCTGTCGCCAAGACACCCGGCCCACGGACGGAGGCAGTTGCCGCGCCCGTGGAGGATGACCCTCTGTCAGGTGGCGTGGTGGACGGCGTTGAGCCGCCTGAGCCCTTGCCGCCGGAGGAGAAGGACGACGCGCAGACGCAGCTCGAGGGCGCCATGGCCCAGGCCCTGCCGCCTCCGTCGCGGCCCGCGCCCGGCGCGCAGCCGCCTTCCGTGAGTCCTCTCCCCGGAGCGGATGACGAGGCGACGGCAGAGCAGGACGCGAACAAGCGCAAGAAGAAGCAGCGGCCCGGTCAGCCCCAGGATGACTCGCTGGGCGAGAATCCGGACGCGATTGACGACAAGCCCAAGGGCGAGGCGCAGACCATCCGCGTCATCGGACGCGTATCCGCGCGGGCCCGCGCCGACGAGCGCAACCAGTACCAGCGCCGCCTCTCCATCGCGGACGCACGCGTGGGCGTGAGCACGTCACTGCCCAACCTGGAAGCCGAGGTGACGGCGGACCTGGCGGACTCGCAGATACTCAAGGACGCCTTCGTGCGTCTGGCGGATGACCGCAAGCGCTTCCGCCTCTACGGCGGCCAGTTCAAGACGCCCTTCCTCCAGCGCTCGCTGGAGTCGTCGTGGGACCTGCCCATCCAGACACGCGGACTGGTGGAGGAGTACATCACGGAGACCCATCAGATGGGTGGCCGCCGCATGGGGCTGATGGGCGAAGTCCGGCTGAAGCAGGTCTGGGGGCTCAAGATCTCCGCGGGCTTCTTCCAGGGGGCCATCGACGAGGCGGGCGCGCGGTTGAAGGAGGACGCCGCCGCCCGCGTGAGCCTGCGGCCCTTCAACTTCAAGCCGCTCACCGTGGGCGTCAGCACCTACGTCTCCGAAGCCATGGACCTGGCGCGCAAGCACGCGGTGGCCGCGGACGCGGAGCTGAAGCTGGCGGGCTTCGTCTTCACCGGTGAGGCCATTTCCGGACGGCTGCCCCTGGGGCCCTTCACGGCGCAGATGCTGCTGGCCCAGTACCTCATCCACGTGGGCAACGAATGGGCCATCCAGCCCGTCGCGGGCGTGGAGGCCTTGCAGCTTCGCGGCGACACGGTGCGGGGGGACGGACATTCACTGGTGGGCGGCTTCAATGTGCTGCTCGGCACCCGCTTCCGGGCCCAATTCCAGACGGAGCGCGCGCTGCGCCCCGGCGATGAATTCCCTGGCCTGCAGCATTCCATCGAACTCGGCGCACGCTTCTGAGCACGGAGACCCAAACGATGCTGTCGTTCGCGGAAGGTGAAATCACCAAGCTCCGGCGGGAATTCAAGCTGGTGCTGGAGGAGAAGACGGCCGCGGCCCTGGGCACGCGCCTGTCGTTGGAGCTGGAGGGGCACCTGCCGCCGCCCACGCGCATCGTGTCCGTGTACTTCGACCGGCCCGGTGGCCCGCTGGCGGCGCGGGCACTGCTCACGCCGGAAGACTGTCTCAAGGTTCGGACGAAGGAGTACTCGCCGGACCGGGGCGCGAACGGCGAGGCGCGGGTGGTGCTGGAGGTGAAACGGGAGCGCCACGGCCTCACGCAGAAGCGCCGCGTC is from Myxococcus virescens and encodes:
- a CDS encoding rhodanese-like domain-containing protein, whose amino-acid sequence is MPIPEITPARLAELLAGPAESRPALLDVRFPTENAWVALPDSLLIPLPELEERADELEALRGRPVVVYCHHGVRSLDGAAYLMSLGIDAVSLRGGIDLYSLQVDPSLPRY
- a CDS encoding serine/threonine protein kinase — encoded protein: MNPQSFGKYQLLKKLATGGMAEVWLARQTGIEGFHKNLVVKRILPHLAEDREFVEMFRNEALIAARFNHPNIAQVYEFGEANGTYYIAMEFIHGEDLGRVMRKAASTGQWVARPLAIRIVAAACEGLHYAHSRTDDAGRPLRVVHRDISPQNILISFDGSVKLVDFGIAKAADQASLTKSGAIKGKFAYMAPEQAAGKPLDGRADIFAIGLVLYELLTGVRPLKRDSELATLQAAMECAIAAPSQVADVPEEMDPVVMRAIAKNSDDRYRDARQFQMALEEILVGQRWVAGSVQISELMETLFADRLAEEKAQGQVVPVGEDSANSGTPMPPTPPPQERGRSRTSAAADMNWEAPPGEASVRERQRGSSSRTSMGPRRTSAAVPAVEPDEQGEWDAPSGIEEAPPPRRSRTSAELRRPSNPNSTQIARTSSRSDLSRTGVGDPPPPRRSATRAAPIVEDPGPPPSRSRASMAAVDERTRMEDEELDDERTMLPPPEPAPPPRRRTGMHSGIHPSEAPPRRRTSSRAEMPSPPPRSRTSSVALSRSRAEDAEVDRALEKSARSARAGVAKRNIATVGFIVGLVAVGVVFHKPILSVLNSRASDGQSVTLSVNTNEKVKVSVRHTERCGSPQPVTELGETPLVNATGVHLQDTLILVNEQQGIYKEEVDTLAFGEPGQAKSFTYEFRRGQLQLTLKPDGLRGISVKRNGQDQGTYLGNKGMKLDLMEGRHKLELQGGPLKEPFMFEVEIKPGLINKQTEDLSAFVG
- a CDS encoding HesB/IscA family protein; translated protein: MDSTPTTSAAPAASPASQATPVAVRLTDAAIQQVKSVIKAQGFEGYFFSIRVVPAGCSGLGYDLNLVKESKAGDTVWEQDGVKIASDPMSSQYLGGTEIDYVSAITGSGFKFNNPNAKSSCGCGTSFTT
- the moeB gene encoding molybdopterin-synthase adenylyltransferase MoeB; its protein translation is MARTFQTLLAGVKQEIREVSVDDVKRLLDARASVRLLDVREADEYAGGRLPGALHIPRGYLELRIESQVQRDEELVVYCAGGTRSALAAKTLKELGYERVSSLAGGYNRWSDAALPVEKPFVLTAEQKERYRRHLSLPEVGEAGQAKLLQARVLLLGAGGLGSPAALYLAAAGVGTLGIVDSDVVDLSNLQRQVIHTRERQGQPKVTSARAAIEALNPDVKVVGFEERLTSHNVVTILEGFDLVLDGGDNFPTRYLLNDACVMLGKPNVHGSIFRFEGQVTSFVPGQGPCYRCLYPAPPPPELAPSCAEAGVLGVLPGLIGLLQATEALKLILGQGEPLVGRLLTFDALGTRFQELKLRRDTQCPVCAPGAKVELIDYERFCAAPTPA